One segment of Aquimarina sp. BL5 DNA contains the following:
- a CDS encoding OmpH family outer membrane protein yields MNKIALPIAIIALVASVASFFYLQSSSDLVYVDVNKLLDGYKRTKIVKAEFDEKAKTMKSNVDSLLADWQKELKTYEKERSGLSEKELELKQQLLGNKQQQINNYQQAVQKQLQEEDKKVTQTVINDINDFVKEYGKKNGYKVIFGATGSGTIMYGEESSDLTDKVLEELNAEFEGK; encoded by the coding sequence ATGAATAAAATCGCATTACCCATCGCCATTATTGCACTAGTAGCATCCGTAGCCTCTTTTTTCTACTTACAATCTTCATCAGATTTGGTATATGTAGATGTCAACAAACTTTTAGATGGTTATAAAAGAACCAAAATTGTAAAAGCTGAATTTGATGAAAAGGCAAAAACAATGAAATCAAACGTCGATAGTTTATTAGCCGATTGGCAAAAAGAATTGAAAACATACGAAAAAGAGCGTAGTGGTCTTAGTGAAAAAGAACTAGAACTAAAACAACAATTATTAGGAAACAAACAACAACAAATCAACAATTACCAACAAGCCGTACAAAAACAATTACAAGAAGAAGATAAAAAAGTTACACAAACAGTAATTAACGATATCAATGATTTTGTAAAAGAATATGGTAAAAAGAATGGATACAAAGTAATTTTTGGAGCAACGGGTAGCGGAACCATTATGTATGGAGAAGAATCGTCTGATCTAACAGATAAAGTATTAGAAGAGTTAAACGCAGAGTTTGAGGGGAAATAG
- a CDS encoding tail fiber protein translates to MKKSILFTGIAMILAIPSFAQWNPNDDNATTGNVTAQNPNNPEAVNMLSWYNDVARIRIGGMGNGADNGFLIQGPGNKDLFKLSGNGNINVYGNNITQNITGTPSAWYYLIQSNGKNSGFWANSGNPALYLRNTSGSLNTVIRPDGDSYLLGGNLGIGTNSPAANLHVVGDGIRASNFSLESINDLTNDSPWYGLGRSNYASLSSDNIKTSVQLAGYYGLLFKTAAGSLGIHQNGNVGIGATNPGSKLHISNGSSGGTTHGYSDLTIEDNDNPMINLLSPNNKTGFYGFSDTEDNYVGGMQYVHATNSMIFRVNDHLNDMTIDQSGNVGIGTVNPSAKLQVEGQTKVGKWGILTLDWTNEPNWGGSSNKWAGYIGFNSSRNDEDPKDHYKGTNKYTSKGVFEGSNYGFRWLYRNHNNYDSDAQHQLTEYMRLTNDGNLGIGTTNPDAKLTVKGNIHTQEVKVDLNGAVAPDYVFLEDYNLKSINEVEAYINDQGHLPNIPSAAEMEQNGIELKQMNLNLLEKIEELTLYTIAQEKEIKETNNNLLASDSRLQTLEIKNNELENRLEKLEKLITNK, encoded by the coding sequence ATGAAAAAATCAATTCTATTTACTGGCATAGCCATGATTTTAGCGATTCCTTCTTTTGCACAATGGAATCCCAATGATGATAACGCCACCACTGGCAATGTAACTGCGCAAAACCCAAATAATCCAGAAGCTGTAAATATGCTATCATGGTATAATGATGTCGCAAGAATTCGCATTGGTGGAATGGGAAATGGAGCAGATAATGGTTTTTTGATCCAAGGACCTGGAAATAAAGATTTGTTTAAACTTTCTGGAAATGGTAATATTAATGTATATGGTAATAATATCACACAAAATATTACTGGTACTCCATCAGCTTGGTATTATCTTATACAATCAAATGGAAAGAATAGCGGTTTTTGGGCGAATAGCGGAAATCCAGCATTATACCTTAGAAATACTTCTGGTAGTCTTAATACCGTGATTAGACCTGATGGAGATTCATATTTACTTGGAGGAAATTTAGGTATTGGAACCAACAGCCCGGCTGCAAATTTGCACGTAGTAGGAGATGGAATTCGAGCATCTAACTTCTCTCTTGAAAGTATAAATGATCTTACCAATGATAGTCCTTGGTATGGACTAGGTAGAAGCAATTATGCCTCCTTATCTTCAGATAACATAAAGACCTCAGTTCAGTTAGCAGGATATTACGGATTATTATTTAAAACTGCTGCTGGTTCATTAGGAATTCATCAAAATGGAAATGTGGGAATTGGGGCAACTAATCCTGGTTCAAAGCTTCATATATCTAATGGAAGTTCTGGAGGTACTACACACGGTTATTCGGATCTAACTATAGAAGATAATGACAACCCCATGATAAATCTATTATCCCCAAATAATAAAACAGGATTTTATGGTTTCTCTGATACAGAAGACAACTATGTAGGCGGAATGCAATATGTACATGCCACAAACAGTATGATATTTAGAGTTAATGATCATTTGAATGATATGACAATCGATCAAAGCGGAAATGTTGGAATTGGAACAGTAAACCCTTCTGCCAAACTACAGGTAGAAGGACAAACCAAAGTTGGAAAATGGGGTATTTTGACATTAGATTGGACAAATGAACCAAACTGGGGAGGAAGTTCTAATAAATGGGCTGGATATATAGGTTTTAATTCATCTAGAAATGATGAAGATCCTAAAGATCATTATAAAGGAACTAATAAATATACCTCAAAAGGTGTTTTTGAAGGTTCTAATTATGGCTTCCGTTGGTTATATAGAAATCATAATAATTACGATTCGGATGCACAACATCAACTTACTGAATACATGCGTTTGACAAACGATGGAAATCTTGGCATTGGCACAACAAATCCAGACGCTAAACTTACCGTAAAAGGAAACATACACACCCAAGAAGTAAAAGTAGACCTTAACGGTGCTGTGGCTCCTGACTATGTGTTTTTAGAAGATTATAACCTGAAATCGATCAATGAAGTAGAAGCCTACATAAATGATCAAGGACATTTACCAAATATTCCTTCTGCCGCAGAAATGGAGCAAAATGGTATCGAGCTAAAGCAAATGAATCTCAATCTTCTAGAAAAAATTGAAGAGTTAACACTCTATACAATTGCACAGGAAAAGGAAATCAAAGAAACTAACAATAATCTTTTGGCATCCGACTCCCGACTTCAGACATTAGAAATCAAAAATAACGAACTCGAAAACCGATTAGAAAAATTAGAAAAATTAATAACTAACAAATAA
- a CDS encoding OmpA family protein, which translates to MKRIITIHILLIFSITISAQKKYKRADDLFSKMWYIQAAKEYEAVIDEGDNSIEVLQKAGDAYYFNTDMENAFKWYDKLISEYPDEVNPEYIFRYAHSLEGLGEYKLAKKWMKKFAKKTKTNDPRATKYAQEEVTIEDILDIEPQFVLRNLSINTEYSDFGPMYYRDSLVYASAIDSSYYHERKYRWNEQPFLNLYLGEMNTLENDVIKSENFSKTINTKYHEATVSFSVDNNKVYFTRNNFDGNLGRDEEGINHLKLYSAVLEEDKKGNQIWKDIKELPFNGEDYSVGHPAVSPDGKQLYFVSDMPGSIGATDVFVVDILDNDEYSKPRNLGNQINTYGREMFPYITEERLYFASDGHLGLGGLDVFESNYMVNNYFETPVNLGSPLNSKLDDFGFIIREDKNTGFVCSNRKQGKGDDDIYSFERIPVEKCVQNVYGYVSNNKTGERITNVKVALFSSGGEQIQETITDVNGDYNFVTPIDCDEKYKVIAQKQGYSPNDKEFKTARQTGKTEVPLGLDTVSELIVEENGLLKIKIGIIYFDLDKSFIRNDAAIELNKIVMLMSQYPNMIIKVESHTDSRSPDDYNLALSDRRAKSTKEYLVSQKISAERIESAIGYGETQLINNCTNDASCSEAEHQLNRRSEFIITKM; encoded by the coding sequence ATGAAAAGAATTATTACTATACATATTTTATTGATTTTTTCAATTACAATTTCGGCTCAGAAAAAGTATAAACGGGCGGATGATTTATTTTCTAAAATGTGGTACATACAGGCTGCAAAAGAATATGAAGCAGTTATTGATGAAGGAGATAATTCGATCGAAGTATTACAAAAAGCAGGAGATGCTTATTATTTTAATACCGATATGGAAAATGCTTTTAAATGGTACGATAAATTGATATCTGAATATCCCGATGAAGTTAATCCAGAATATATTTTTAGATATGCCCATTCTTTGGAAGGTTTAGGAGAATATAAATTAGCAAAGAAGTGGATGAAAAAATTTGCTAAAAAAACGAAAACCAATGATCCTCGTGCCACCAAATATGCACAAGAAGAAGTTACTATAGAAGATATTTTAGATATAGAACCTCAATTCGTTCTTAGAAACCTTTCTATAAATACCGAGTATTCAGATTTTGGACCAATGTATTACAGAGACAGCTTAGTATATGCTTCTGCAATAGATTCTTCATATTATCATGAAAGAAAATATAGATGGAATGAGCAGCCATTTCTTAATTTGTATTTAGGTGAAATGAATACTTTAGAAAATGATGTTATAAAATCAGAGAATTTTTCTAAAACGATAAACACAAAATATCATGAAGCAACTGTTTCTTTTTCTGTTGATAATAACAAGGTATATTTTACCCGTAACAACTTCGATGGAAATTTAGGAAGAGATGAAGAAGGCATTAATCATCTGAAGCTCTATAGTGCTGTTTTAGAAGAAGATAAAAAAGGAAATCAAATATGGAAGGATATAAAAGAATTACCTTTTAACGGAGAGGATTATTCAGTAGGACACCCAGCTGTTAGCCCAGATGGAAAGCAATTGTATTTTGTGTCAGATATGCCTGGTTCAATAGGAGCTACTGATGTATTCGTAGTTGATATATTAGATAATGATGAATATTCTAAACCTAGAAATCTAGGGAATCAGATTAATACCTATGGTAGAGAAATGTTTCCTTATATAACAGAAGAGAGGTTGTATTTTGCTTCAGACGGACATTTAGGCCTCGGAGGATTGGATGTTTTCGAATCTAACTATATGGTTAATAATTATTTTGAAACCCCGGTAAATTTAGGATCTCCGCTTAATAGTAAATTAGATGATTTTGGATTCATAATAAGAGAGGATAAAAATACTGGATTTGTTTGTTCTAACAGAAAACAAGGAAAAGGAGATGATGATATTTATTCATTTGAAAGGATTCCTGTAGAAAAATGTGTTCAAAACGTCTATGGATACGTTTCCAACAATAAAACTGGTGAGCGAATTACCAATGTTAAAGTAGCTTTATTTTCTAGCGGTGGAGAACAAATACAAGAAACTATTACAGATGTAAATGGGGATTATAATTTTGTTACTCCTATTGATTGCGATGAAAAATATAAGGTCATTGCCCAAAAACAAGGGTATAGCCCAAATGATAAAGAATTTAAAACAGCTAGACAGACTGGTAAAACAGAAGTGCCATTAGGTCTTGATACCGTAAGTGAATTAATTGTAGAAGAAAATGGTTTACTCAAAATTAAGATTGGAATAATATATTTTGATTTAGATAAATCTTTTATACGAAATGATGCTGCTATAGAACTTAATAAAATTGTTATGTTAATGAGCCAGTATCCTAATATGATTATTAAAGTTGAATCACATACTGATTCAAGATCACCAGATGATTATAATCTTGCCTTATCGGACCGAAGAGCAAAATCTACAAAAGAGTATTTGGTGTCTCAGAAAATCTCTGCAGAAAGAATCGAAAGTGCCATTGGATATGGAGAAACCCAATTAATTAATAACTGTACTAATGATGCTTCTTGTTCTGAAGCAGAACACCAACTAAACAGGAGATCAGAATTTATAATTACTAAGATGTAG
- a CDS encoding type IX secretion system membrane protein PorP/SprF, whose amino-acid sequence MNIDIRKNIGILIVFVSLGMYAQQDPQFTQYMYNTMSVNSAYAGSRGNLSVTGIHRSQWVGIDGAPRTQTLTVDSPIGKKVGLGLSIVNDQIGPADEFYVDLNFSYTIQASQTHKLSFGVKGGGRLFSLDWTRGQSQNPDILFQQNINNRFLPTVGAGLYLHGEKSYLGISIPNFFTDQHYDDIQQSLASERLHFFLIGGLIFDVNANTKFKPAFLLKHVVGAPLIVDLSANFMFYDKFRLGVAYRWDDSFSGLAGFQVSPGLLIGYAYDYTTTELQKFTTGSHEIMIRFELISAEKRLKSPRFF is encoded by the coding sequence ATGAATATTGATATCAGAAAAAATATAGGGATTCTAATAGTATTTGTATCATTAGGTATGTATGCTCAGCAAGATCCGCAATTTACGCAGTATATGTATAATACGATGAGTGTAAATTCTGCTTACGCAGGATCTCGAGGAAATCTTAGTGTTACCGGAATTCATCGTTCTCAATGGGTAGGTATTGATGGGGCGCCAAGAACGCAAACGTTAACAGTAGATTCACCTATTGGAAAAAAGGTGGGTCTAGGGTTGTCGATTGTAAACGATCAAATAGGCCCTGCTGATGAGTTTTATGTTGATTTGAATTTTTCCTATACCATTCAAGCTTCTCAAACCCATAAATTATCTTTTGGAGTTAAAGGAGGAGGAAGACTCTTTAGTCTAGATTGGACAAGAGGTCAATCTCAAAACCCAGATATATTGTTTCAGCAAAACATCAATAATAGGTTTTTGCCCACTGTTGGGGCTGGATTATATCTGCATGGTGAAAAAAGTTATTTAGGAATATCGATTCCGAATTTCTTTACCGATCAACATTATGATGACATCCAACAATCATTAGCTTCAGAACGATTACATTTTTTCTTAATAGGAGGATTAATATTTGATGTCAATGCAAATACCAAATTTAAACCTGCATTTCTGTTAAAACATGTTGTAGGAGCTCCCTTAATAGTAGATTTATCAGCTAATTTTATGTTTTATGATAAATTCAGATTAGGAGTAGCTTATCGCTGGGATGACTCATTCAGTGGACTTGCAGGGTTTCAAGTCTCTCCAGGATTGTTAATAGGATATGCCTATGATTATACGACTACAGAGTTACAAAAGTTTACAACGGGTAGTCATGAAATTATGATACGTTTTGAATTAATATCAGCAGAAAAGAGATTAAAGTCACCTAGATTCTTCTAA